From Pontibacter actiniarum, a single genomic window includes:
- a CDS encoding 3-hydroxyacyl-CoA dehydrogenase family protein, whose translation MTLEDIKTIGVVGAGTMGQGIAQICAQAGYKTILFDINAQVLEKAQQTTTKNLDKGIARGKLTQAEKEAAISNLTYTGDTLQLSCDVIVEAVVERLEVKQSIFQELASINTPDTILASNTSSIPITQIAASVPNPERVVGMHFFNPAHIMKLVEVISGAATAPATAQVIKDLAEKLGKTAVMAKDSPGFIVNRVARHFYVEGLKLLEEGVADVETIDKLMQASGFKMGPFELMDLIGVDTNYSVTTSMFEAFHYDPKFRPSRIQQQKVDAGHHGRKAGKGFYTYEQ comes from the coding sequence ATGACGTTAGAGGATATCAAGACCATAGGCGTAGTAGGTGCCGGCACAATGGGGCAGGGCATTGCGCAGATATGTGCGCAGGCAGGCTACAAAACCATCCTGTTCGACATCAACGCACAGGTGCTGGAAAAGGCGCAGCAGACAACCACTAAGAACCTGGACAAAGGCATTGCCCGTGGCAAGTTAACCCAGGCGGAGAAAGAAGCAGCCATCTCTAACCTAACCTACACCGGCGACACCCTGCAGCTAAGCTGCGACGTGATCGTTGAGGCCGTGGTGGAGCGCCTGGAGGTAAAGCAAAGCATCTTTCAGGAGCTGGCCAGCATCAATACACCGGATACCATTCTTGCCTCTAATACCTCTTCGATTCCAATTACCCAGATTGCCGCCTCCGTGCCTAACCCGGAGCGTGTGGTGGGGATGCATTTCTTTAACCCGGCTCACATCATGAAGCTGGTAGAGGTGATCTCCGGGGCCGCTACCGCCCCTGCAACGGCTCAGGTAATAAAAGACCTGGCCGAAAAGCTAGGCAAGACTGCTGTGATGGCGAAGGACTCGCCGGGCTTTATTGTGAACCGCGTGGCGCGCCATTTCTACGTGGAGGGCCTCAAACTGCTGGAGGAGGGCGTGGCCGATGTAGAAACCATCGATAAGCTGATGCAGGCCAGCGGCTTTAAGATGGGGCCTTTTGAACTCATGGACCTGATCGGTGTTGATACTAATTATTCTGTAACCACCTCCATGTTCGAGGCTTTCCATTATGATCCTAAATTCAGACCGAGCCGCATACAGCAGCAGAAAGTGGATGCCGGGCACCACGGCCGCAAAGCAGGCAAAGGCTTTTATACGTATGAGCAGTAG
- a CDS encoding type II toxin-antitoxin system death-on-curing family toxin has protein sequence MACAYFDVAHAIEVHDEIIRKSGGALGVLNIGLLEASLEHIKHDLYYPAIEDKLTHLFYSINKNHSFNDGNKRASIALAAYFLELNGLGFLVPTFISRMENIAVYVAANYISKDLLHAIITSILYEEDYNEELKLRIYHALL, from the coding sequence ATGGCATGCGCTTATTTTGATGTGGCACATGCCATTGAGGTGCACGACGAAATAATTAGGAAGTCAGGAGGAGCACTAGGTGTTCTTAATATTGGCCTTTTAGAGGCATCGTTAGAACACATCAAGCATGACCTCTACTATCCTGCAATAGAAGATAAGCTTACACATTTATTCTATTCGATAAATAAGAACCATAGCTTTAATGATGGCAACAAAAGAGCTTCTATTGCACTAGCTGCATATTTCCTAGAATTAAACGGCTTGGGCTTTTTAGTGCCCACCTTTATTAGTCGTATGGAGAATATAGCTGTATATGTTGCAGCCAATTATATATCAAAGGATTTACTGCATGCTATAATTACATCAATACTTTATGAGGAGGATTATAACGAAGAGTTGAAACTACGAATATATCATGCTTTGCTTTAA
- a CDS encoding Rieske (2Fe-2S) protein, with the protein MSSRRWPVLVGLLAVLASACKDSSSSPIIPQVPVNAQLNVSSQLYPDLRQDGGFAYLQEGYKGIIVVRQSASSYFAFERACPYDPTNSCALEVDPSRLFIVDPCCGSQFNLKGQVIGGPAIVGLRQYRTSLVASTLYISN; encoded by the coding sequence ATGAGCAGTAGGCGCTGGCCTGTACTTGTTGGCTTGCTGGCTGTACTGGCCAGCGCCTGCAAAGACAGCAGCAGTAGCCCCATTATACCGCAGGTGCCCGTAAACGCGCAGCTGAACGTAAGCAGTCAGCTGTACCCGGACCTGCGCCAGGACGGCGGCTTTGCGTACCTGCAAGAGGGCTACAAAGGCATTATTGTGGTGCGCCAGAGCGCCAGCAGCTACTTTGCCTTTGAGCGAGCCTGCCCTTACGACCCCACGAACAGCTGTGCGCTGGAAGTGGACCCGTCGCGGCTTTTTATTGTGGACCCGTGCTGCGGCTCCCAGTTTAACCTGAAGGGGCAGGTAATCGGTGGGCCGGCGATTGTTGGCCTCCGGCAGTACAGAACATCGCTTGTTGCCTCTACGCTCTATATTTCTAATTAA
- the pheS gene encoding phenylalanine--tRNA ligase subunit alpha, protein MVENIQQVAQEIEAAQLTNAAELEQFRIAYIGRKGRIADLFNNLKEVAPEQRREVGQQLNTLKNRAQERFDQAQEQLSSAADTTGDTGFDFSLPTVPNTLGTRHPLSLVRQEIVRIFERIGFNVAEGPEMEDDWHNFSALNFPENHPAREMQDTFFLSEDKEHLLRTHTSTVQVRLMENNQPPLRSIMPGRVYRNEAISARAHMVFHQVEGLYVNKGVSFKDLKETLYYFAKEMFGQDTQIRFRPSFFPFTEPSAEIDITCFICKGEGCNICKGSGWVEIGGSGMVDPAVLQSSGIDPEEYSGFAFGMGIERITMLKYQIKDLRLFTENDVRFLRQFEGVI, encoded by the coding sequence ATGGTGGAGAACATACAACAAGTAGCACAAGAGATAGAAGCAGCACAATTGACCAACGCTGCCGAACTGGAACAATTCCGCATTGCCTATATTGGCCGCAAGGGCCGCATTGCCGACCTGTTTAACAACCTGAAAGAAGTAGCGCCGGAGCAGCGCCGTGAGGTAGGCCAGCAGCTGAACACGCTGAAGAACCGTGCCCAGGAGCGCTTTGACCAGGCGCAGGAGCAGCTGAGCAGCGCCGCTGATACAACGGGAGATACGGGTTTCGATTTCAGCCTGCCAACAGTGCCCAACACACTCGGCACGCGCCACCCGCTTTCGCTGGTGCGCCAGGAGATCGTACGCATTTTTGAGCGCATTGGCTTTAACGTAGCCGAAGGCCCGGAGATGGAGGATGACTGGCACAACTTCTCTGCCCTGAACTTCCCGGAGAATCACCCGGCCCGCGAAATGCAGGATACCTTCTTCCTCAGCGAAGACAAAGAGCACTTGCTCCGCACGCATACCTCCACGGTGCAGGTGCGCCTGATGGAGAACAACCAACCGCCGCTGCGCAGCATCATGCCGGGCCGCGTGTACCGCAACGAAGCTATTTCGGCACGTGCGCACATGGTGTTCCACCAGGTGGAGGGCCTGTACGTGAACAAAGGCGTTAGCTTCAAAGACCTGAAAGAAACCCTGTATTACTTTGCCAAGGAGATGTTTGGGCAGGATACACAGATCCGTTTCCGCCCGTCGTTCTTCCCGTTCACAGAGCCTAGCGCCGAAATAGACATTACCTGCTTTATCTGTAAGGGCGAAGGCTGTAACATCTGCAAAGGCAGCGGCTGGGTAGAGATTGGCGGCTCTGGCATGGTAGACCCTGCTGTGCTGCAAAGCTCAGGCATTGACCCGGAAGAATACTCTGGCTTCGCCTTCGGAATGGGCATTGAGCGCATCACGATGCTGAAGTACCAGATAAAGGACCTGCGCTTATTCACGGAGAACGATGTGCGCTTCCTGCGCCAGTTCGAAGGAGTGATTTAG